A section of the Pygocentrus nattereri isolate fPygNat1 chromosome 18, fPygNat1.pri, whole genome shotgun sequence genome encodes:
- the tm7sf2 gene encoding delta(14)-sterol reductase TM7SF2: protein MKLNKHKPAQHTEMEFGGALGAACIPVFLPLTVLYLLSVCRTPGGALLQWPPPLPHSTFLWDPVAAAIMVGWISLQSALYLLPMGKVSEGLVLRDGSKLKYPINGFHALCMTAVLLAVCVCLGMPLGYLFDLVLPLAVCAIGVSYLLALYLYIRSFWAPAHQLALGGNTGNPLYDFFIGRELNPRIGSFDLKFFCELRPGLIGWVVLNAAMLMKEVELRGSSSLAMLLVNGFQLLYVTDALWNEEAVLTTMDIVHDGFGFMLAFGDLAWVPFTYGLQAMFLVIHPQTLSPLSALGIILLNGVGYSIFRKSNSQKNQFRRDPAHKSIAHLETIATATGKRLLVSGWWGFVRHPNYLGDILMALAWSLPCGVSHLLPYFYVVYFSILLVHREARDERQCRAKYGLAWDTYCRRVPYRIIPYIY, encoded by the exons GTGCGGCGTGTATACCTGTGTTCCTCCCTCTGACGGTTCTGTACCTGCTGAGCGTGTGTCGGACTCCAGGTGGCGCTCTGTTGCAGTGGCCCCCTCCTCTCCCCCACTCCACTTTTCTGTGGGACCCGGTCGCTGCTGCCATTATGGTCGGCTGGATCAGCCTGCAGAGTGCCCTCTACCTGCTGCCCATGGGAAAG GTGTCCGAGGGGCTGGTTCTGAGAGACGGATCCAAACTGAAATATCCGATCAACG GGTTCCACGCGCTGTGCATGACAGCGGTTctgctggctgtgtgtgtgtgtttggggatGCCGCTCGGTTACCTGTTTGATCTGGTGCTGCCGTTAGCGGTGTGCGCGATCGGCGTGTCGTACCTGCTGGCGCTGTACCTGTATATCCGTTCTTTCTGGGCTCCTGCACACCAGCTTGCACTCGGAGGGAACACAG gaAATCCTCTGTATGATTTCTTTATTGGTCGGGAGTTGAACCCTCGAATCGGCTCGTTTGATCTGAAGTTCTTCTGTGAGCTGAGACCGGGCTTAATCGGCTGG GTGGTGCTAAACGCAGCGATGCTGATGAAGGAGGTGGAACTCAGAGGGTCTTCATCTCTGGCCATGCTGCTGGTTAACGGCTTCCAGCTGTTGTATGTGACGGACGCTCTTTGGAACGAG GAGGCCGTGTTGACCACCATGGACATCGTGCACGATGGGTTCGGGTTCATGTTGGCGTTTGGAGATTTGGCGTGGGTGCCCTTCACGTACGGACTGCAGGCCATGTTCCTGGTCATCCATCCGCAGACTCTCAGTCCACTCAGCGCGCTCGGAATCATACTTCTGAACG GAGTCGGATATTCTATCTTCCGTAAGTCTAATTCTCAGAAGAACCAGTTCAGGAGAGACCCGGCACACAAAAGCATCGCAC ATTTGGAGACTATCGCCACGGCAACAGGAAAGCGTCTGTTAGTGTCCGGCTGGTGGGGCTTCGTCAGACACCCGAATTACCTGGGGGACATCCTGATGGCGCTGGCCTGGTCGCTGCCCTGCG GTGTTTCTCACCTTCTGCCATATTTCTATGTCGTTTATTTTTCCATCCTGCTGGTCCATCGGGAGGCGCGAGACGAGCGGCAATGCAGAGCCAAATACGGCCTGGCCTGGGACACCTACTGCAGACGGGTTCCCTACAGGATCATCCCCTACATCTACTGA